The sequence below is a genomic window from Candidatus Latescibacter sp..
CCAGGTTTATGTCGGATTCAAGGTGTATACCGGAACCGTCTGGGGGGATGATGCGCAGATTGTGGAAGTAAAACGGTGATTAATGTCAACCTCACCCGGCCTTCAGCCACCCTCTCCTAATTAGGAGAGGGTAAAGACATAGCCAGCAATGAGTTACCCCCTCTCCTGACTAGGAGAGGGGGCAGGGGGTGAGGTTTAAAAACACCAGAAAATAATGTAAAAAATACTTTTTTGCCGGATCATCTTCAATGAATTATCAAGAAATACCTACCTGATAGCATGCTCGGAAAAAGAAACCGGGAGGGAAAATGAAACGGTGTGAATTTTTACAGAAAGTAATGACGGCGGCTCTTCTTTTTGTATTTCCGGCCCCCTCCTGTTTAGCCCAGACTGCCCAGAGTCAGGCCAAAGGCCCGGATGTGTTGATCGTCTATTCTTCGGGCAACAAGCCGGTCGACGGAGGGCAGCCCGACGCGATGACTACCCCGACTCCCGGCAATGAAAACATGAAGACTGTTACCGATAAACTTGCGGCGTCGCTCTCTTCCAAAAAGCTCACCGTCCGGGTGGCTCTGGCGCACGAAATTAAAACACCCGATGAAATCTTCTCCTCACGGATCCTGGTGGTAGGCAGCCCCTCCTATTTCTGGAATGTGAGCTGGCAGATTAAAAAATTCTTCGACGAGCGCTTCTCAGAAATGTCCTCCCGGAAAGAACGCCTGGGCAAACATCCTGTTGCCGCTTACACACAGGCCGGAGGCAAGGACGGCGCCGACCTGACCATCGCCGCCGTCCGTGAAGCGGTCAACCGCTGGAACGGTACATTCGGGCCGACCATGACCCTGCTCGCCGGGAACAAACCGGAGGAGGTGAAGCAGACGGTGGAAAAATTCGCAGGGGAGATCGCGGCGCTTTTGAAATAGGGATGAGCAATGAGGCCAAGATTCCCGCTTCTCATTTTGTGTGCGGTGGTGGCCCGCCCCGGGCATGAATCAGAAAGTGGTGGTGAGCAGGTGAAAATGATAGTAGACAGTATTTTACTCATTTTTGTGAAATAGATGCCGAAACGGTTTCATCGTTCCCGAGAAGCGGCAACAAGTTCGGCATGACATGTGTCATCCTGAACTTGTTTCAGGATCTAAGTACTCTATCCAAACTCAAGGAGATGTTACAGTATAAATATGAGGCCCATACATGCTCAGCGAACCTACAAGAAAAATCGTCGTACCGGCGTCGTCACCTCTCAGCGAAGATGATTACCGGGAATTTCTCCTCCGGGCATACAGGCTCTTTGCACGGTTTCCCCAGTATTTTGCGCCGGATGAAACCATCGACGCCCTGGAACTTGCCCATGTCATCCCCTCGGTGCCGGAAACGATCATTTCCATCTATGTAGGCATCAACGATGCGGTCTGCAACAAGGGGCTGATAACTCCGTTTCTCGTCCGCCACAGCCATAACAGCGTGTTCGTCTTCGATACCCAGGTGTATTCGGGCGGGAGCGATGCGCCCTCCGGTACCGTGGACGCCCGCGAGATGCTTACCGGTTTCGAGCCGCCCAATTCCACCTGGAATCCCGGCTGGACGTATATCATGATCCAGGACCCTGCGCGGACGCCAGCCAGCCTCTGGAACGAACGGGGATACATCGATATGATCGCGGCCAAGTTCGAAGATTTCACCCTCCTCAGCGACGAAGAGAAGAGCGGCGTCTGTTTCTTCATCGACGAAAAGGCGTTCGATCACCCGGTAAACCGCGGCCGTGAATACCTGAAAGAAGCCCGCCGCCGTGGAGATAAAATGGCGCACGAGTTTGTCATCCCCAAAGACCTGGAAGGGGAGACCGAGGGACTCGCGCCGGTGATTCTCAGAAGGGGCGAAAAGCTTTATGTGGCGACAATTGATTTCCGTCCCTGCGCCCACGCCTGGAGCAATATCCATCCCGGAAATGAGGATTATGCGGTGGTGAACGAGAATTCAGCGGTGCCGCTCGATCTTATCGTTGCCAAACCCCCGGTGAATCCGAAATACAGCGCCGGTCTCATCCCGGCAAGGGGAAGCGCGGATCTTACCACCGACGCTTTTTTCCGGGGCCGCAGGGTGATCCGCCAGCCGATCCTGCAGGGAAAAGTGAGGGGATAGAACAATACAGTTCATTTAACCACGAAAAACACGAAATTTGCTTTTTGATAAAATCATTTTTTGTGTCTTTCGTGTGGTTCGTGGTTTAAAAATCTTGTACTTTTTCGTTAAAGTGAACCGTATTTGGGGATAGAAAAACAAGGATGAACGATGAAATCGTTTTGGCATCTATTCCAAATATTGGTATATTTATTCGCCGGAGCAATAACCAAATCAACTCACCTTGCAGTAAAGGAACAGACAATGGAAGAAAAGAACCGTAAAGAAACGATCGATGATGAACAACCGAACGGAGAATCCATCTCCCGCCGCCGTTTCATGAAAAAGACCACGACTACAGCCCTGGCGGGAGCAGCGGGAATATCGGGACTTGACTGCTCGGGCGCAGGAGTGAAAAGCGGCGCTCCAAAGAAGGGAATAAAGTATGTGACTCTCGGGCGCACCGGCCTCAAAGTATCCCAGTTTCTCGGCGACCGCATGGCTGACCGTAAAATGTACGAACTGGCGCTTGCGGCCGGTGTAAATTACTGGCATAAGTTCGGGCAGTGGGTGGAACCGGCGCCCTACGACCTCTTCCAGAAAATGGATCGGGATTCCTTTTACTGCGACACTGTGGTTCATACGCTCGACAAAGACAAAGCAATAGAGATATTTGAAGGCATGTTAAAAAAGAGCGGGTTGTCCCGGATCGACGGTTTCAAAGTGCATTCCGTGTATGCGCAGCCGGAAGATGTAAAAAATAAGATGGGGGTTATCCAGGCGTTCGAAATTTTAAAGAAGCAGGGCAAGACACGGTTTCTCATGCTTTCCCAGCACAATAATGTCGCCCCGGTTTTCGAAGCGGCCATCGAAAGCGACATGTTTGATCTGATCCAGGTGCCGGTAAATCCCCTCGTTCCGAGGAAAGACGCTTTCAGCTATAAAACCGACCGTCCTCAGCAGGCCCAGCAGGACGCATTCTTCAACCTCATCAAAAAGGCCCATGACAAGGGAATCGCCGTAACCGCCATGAAGGTGTTCCTGTACGGCAAGAAAAACTGGGATTCGGTGCCCGACCTCAAAGAGAAAGTAAGCAAGTACCTGCCTGATGACAAGAGCATAGCCAGGGCGCTCATCCGTTACTCTCTCAGCGTGCCCGGTGTGGTCGCCTACGGTTCCATGCTGTACAATTTCGAAGAGCTGAAAGAAAACCTTGAGGCGATCGGGGGAAAGCTCACGCTGGCTGAAGAAAAGGGGATTCATCAGTTCGCCGAAGCGATGGATTCCGGCTACTGCCGGATGTGCGGCGCCTGCGAGCGGGCGAACCCGGACGGTGTGGCGGTTTCGTCCATTCTGAGATTCAAAGGATATTACACAGGATTCAACGATCCCGAACAGGCCAGATCCCTGTATGCCGGTCTCCCCGCGCATGCCCGTGTTGAATCAGCCGGCGACCTTGAACAGTATGAGAAAGCCTGCCCGTACGGCCTTCCGGTGGCTTCCCTGCTCAGGGACGCACAGAGGATGCTTGGGTGGAGAGGGGGTAGGGGGTGAGGGCAAAACCATGAAAGGATACGCACTTCTCTTTCTCAGCATCCTTCTTTTCTCTCTTTTTTCCATTCCCGCAGCGACCGCCGAAAACCTCACGCTGGAGAACGCATACCTTAAACTCGAGTTCGATGCGGCCAGCGGCGCCTTGGTAAGCATGGTCAACAAAAAAAGCGGGTCTGAGTATATAGGGAAGGCATCCGAATATCCACCGTTTATCCTGGATGTCACCCCGGCCAACCAGAGTTATTATATACGGGATTATTCGCTCAGGGAGTTCGGGGGATTCTCGCTGGCCGACCCGGACAGTATCTCTCTCGTTCCGGGCGATATCAAAAGAGTGCGGGGCGGCGGCCCCATCGCCCGGGAGATTACTGCGGACAATTCCGGTAAAACGCTTACCTGCACCTACGCCATACCCCCTTCCATCAGTGTGATCACCACAGTGACGCTCCGCGACGATTCGCCGGTTACCACCTGGAAAATCCGGGTGAAGAACGATCCCGCAGTAAGGCCGAAAGAGGACCTGAGGGTGTTCCGTGTGGCATTCCCGGTGCTGGAGGGGCTTGCTCTGGGGAAGAATCATGCCGATGATTACCTCGCCCGCCCCTTCGGTCAGGGGCAGATCATCCCAGATCCGGTGAGCTACTCTTTCTTTACTCCCACAAACTGGGCAAAGCATGACAATGTCCTGACCTACATCGGCTGGGCGACCATGCCCTGGCAGGACCTCTATGATTCAGGGGGCGGCCTTTACCTCGCCAGCTATGACCCCACCTTCGAGCAGATCGACCTGGAAACCGTTCCTGACAAGAAACAGGGCGCCCTCGCAATGGATATCCGGACCCTGGTTTACCTCATGCCCGGCCAGTCCTGGGTGTCGCAGGATTTCGCGGTCGCAGTGCATGAGGGCGACTGGCGCTGGGCCGCCGACTGCTACCGTGATGCAAGCCGCTT
It includes:
- a CDS encoding twin-arginine translocation signal domain-containing protein; amino-acid sequence: MEEKNRKETIDDEQPNGESISRRRFMKKTTTTALAGAAGISGLDCSGAGVKSGAPKKGIKYVTLGRTGLKVSQFLGDRMADRKMYELALAAGVNYWHKFGQWVEPAPYDLFQKMDRDSFYCDTVVHTLDKDKAIEIFEGMLKKSGLSRIDGFKVHSVYAQPEDVKNKMGVIQAFEILKKQGKTRFLMLSQHNNVAPVFEAAIESDMFDLIQVPVNPLVPRKDAFSYKTDRPQQAQQDAFFNLIKKAHDKGIAVTAMKVFLYGKKNWDSVPDLKEKVSKYLPDDKSIARALIRYSLSVPGVVAYGSMLYNFEELKENLEAIGGKLTLAEEKGIHQFAEAMDSGYCRMCGACERANPDGVAVSSILRFKGYYTGFNDPEQARSLYAGLPAHARVESAGDLEQYEKACPYGLPVASLLRDAQRMLGWRGGRG